Within the Alteromonas sp. M12 genome, the region TAGTCTACCCAAGTAAGTCACCAAATCTATATCAAAACGCTTGGCGACATCTTTTAGTGGTAATGCCATCAAATCTGCAAGACTGTGGATACCAACTCGGGCTAATTTGCTCACGGTTTTTTTATCTAGTTCAGAGTCAGTCAGTTGGCGTATGCCAATTTGATGTTGCAGCATAGGAAGATGGTCACTGACCTGATTCCATGCGGTACGGGCTAGGATGCGAGCGGCATAAGGGGATTGTCCGCTGGCATAATAATATTTTACCTGGAACTCTTTTAGTTGGTTTTTAACAACCCGCCAATAGCCATTAAGTCCGCCGTACAACATCAGCATATTGTGTATTCGTAACAGCAAGCCATTTGGCGGAAACAGACAGATATCAGAGGTGACTAGATACAAGTGTTCGGCTATCTCAACTAATTTTTTTTGCTCTATATCACTTTTATAGGGCAACACCTGGAGGTGTTGATCTAGTGCCGCGGCGGTTCCCAATCCCATTCCTGTGCGAATACCGGCATCAATAGCAGCTTGATTTAATTGCAATACGCAATTTGTTTGATGATGCAATATGACCAATGAGTGCTGAGTATTGATCTGCCCGCTAGTGTCTTCAACACGCCTTTGCTGAGGCGATGGAATTGCATGACATACACTGTCTAATTGCAAATGAGGAAAGTGTAAATATAACCAAAGAGATTGCATATTAGCTGACTTTAGCCCGTGGAAATGTCAGCACATTAGTGGCGCGTTGGTTGAGTGCTAATTCAGGCCAAATGTGGCTCATATTGAGATTAAATGGCTGGGCTGGCCAACCGCCTTTACGTTTGGTAATTTGCACCTCTAAGCCCTGTTCATGAGCACTGAGTTTCATCGCTAGGCTCACCGGTAACGACAAACTTAATTGTCGATTTTGACGCACTACAAAATGTAAAGCGTCACCTTGTTCAGCGGCTAGTTGTAGACGTTTGGTTTGGGCGATTTCAAGCTGTTGATGCCACATTAGGACACTATGGCAGCAGCCGCTCTTAAGGCATTGCTCGGCACTCCAAAGCGCATGCTCTGCACTATTTGGTTGAACAATTAGAACCTGTTCAAGTGTGATCCCAAATTCCGCCAACATTTCTCCGTTAATTTGCATCGGAGGCGCAATAAACACCAATAAGCGCTTATGCTGCTGACGATATCGCAAAGCTGGCAATAACAAACGTAATTCGCCGATGCCTATGGGAGTATGGATATCAATCATTCCCGATTGTGGGAAGCCGCCTTGAAGTGCTTCATCAAGTTCTTCATAACCTGTACTTTCGGAGGTCAGGCACTGTTCTTGTTGATTGCCTTGCCATACTAAGCGTTTATTTTTTAGTTGTTCCAATAGTGTGTTCATAAATAACTTAAACTCCGGATAAGTACCGCATCTCGACAATGCTATTTTTACGCCTACGGCGTTGGAGGTTCTAAAAATAGTCCGCTATTACGTGCAAACCCCCGCTCTACTATCCATAACAATTTTATTATCGAGCATAATAAACAGGTATAATTTATACTGTATTTATGTACAGTATATTGATCAATTTCATAGATGCAAGTTTTGCTGTAAGTTGAAGCAATAGTTATTATGATGGACCGCTGTAGTACCAAAGAGCATAAAAGGTAGGTTATGAATTATTGGTTATTTAAGAGTGAACCAGATGCATTTAGCATCGACGATTTAGCGAATAAGGCCAATCAAACAGAGCATTGGGATGGTATTCGTAATTATCAGGCTCGCAACTTTTTGCGGGATAAAGTGCAACTTGGTGATCAAGTATTCATATATCATTCTAGTTGTAAAAATGTCGGAATAGCAGGTTTGGCCGAAGTGGTGAAGGGCGCTTATCCAGATCATACTCAGTTTGACCCAGAGTCAAAATACTATGATCCGAAATCAGATCCTGAGCAGCCTAGATGGTATATGGTGGATGTTAAATTGGTTAAAAAATTCAATCAAATCCTGAGCTTAAAAAGCATAAAGGCGATGCCGCAGATACAACAAATTGGCCTGGTTCAAAAAGGCCATCGTTTGTCTATTATGCCCGTGAATGCAGAAGAATTCGCTTATTTGCTTAAAGAGTGTAACGAACTTTAATTAAAAATAGATTGCAGAGCATTGAAGCTCTGCATATTTTACAAATTATGACTTTTTCTGTTGTTCAATAAATAAAGCAATATTTTCTCTAAGTACAGACAGTGGGATAGAGCCGTACTCCAACACTGCATCATGAAATGCACGTAAATCAAACTTATCACCAAGGGCTTCTTCAGCTTCAGCGCGTAATTTTTTAATCTCTAACTCGCCAATTTTATAGGCTAGCGCCTGTGCTGGCCAAGAGATATAACGGTCGATTTCAGTGGTCACGTTGTGTTCTGAAAGCGCTGTATTCTCTAGCATATAATCTAAAGCGCGCTGTCGCGACCAACCTTTTATGTGCATACCGGTATCAACCACCAAACGGCACGCTCGCCACATTTCATAACTCAAGCGACCAAATTCTTCGTAGGGTGTTTGATAAATTCCCACTTCTTTGCCCAGAAACTCAGAGTACAAGCCCCAGCCTTCACCAAAAGCTGAAATGTAAGTGTAACGACGTACATTTGGTAAATCACTCATCTCTGATGCAAGTGAGATTTGTAAATGATGGCCCGGAACCGCTTCATGCATTGTCAGTGCAGGGATAGCATATAAAGGTCGTTTATCTAATGCGTAGGTGTTTACCCAGTAATAACCAGGTTCATCGTCACGCCTTGGTGATACATATCTGCCTGTGGTGTATTTCGGTGCAATGGCATCAGGAACGGGGGCTACGCCGTAAGGAGTACGAGGTAGCTTATAAAACAGCTTAGGCAACTGTGCATCCATGCGTTTAGCTACGTAAGATGCGTGTTTCAACAGTTCAACTGGCGTTTTTGCATAAAATTGCGGGTCGGTACGTAAGAATTGGATAAATTCATTAATACTACCTTGGAACTCTAATTCATCCACAATGTTCTGCATTTGGGCTCGTATACGCGCTACTTCTGTTAATCCCAGTTGATGGATTTCATCCACTGAAAGATCTGTAGTGGTATAATATTGGGCGCGATTTTGGTACATCTGTTCGCCGTTAGGCCAAGACTTAGAAGCCACATCTGACTTTGCTTTAGGAATATAATCGGTGACTAAAAAATCGTAAAAGTGTTGATAAGCACCCATAACATCTTGTTTGATAACTTGCTTCGCTTCTATTATTAATGCACGTTTTTGTGCCTCAGAAACATTGATATCATCGATTTTTAGGAAGGGGCTGTAAAATGTATTTTCTTCTACCTGACTGTTAAAAAAACTCTCTACCGACTTTTCAAAACCCAGCATAACCGCTTTGGGTTGAACCATTCCCACTTCCATCCCTTTTTTCATCCACGCAATTTGTTGCGCAAAATAAGCGGGGATTAAACGAAGTCGAGTGAGATAATTTTGGTAGTCTTTTAGATCCGCGAAGCGACTCGAACGGGGGAGTCCAGCCATTGCACTATGAAAACCGTACTCCGACGTTAACGGTACATAATGTGCGTTGAAACGATATTCATCGACATAATTTTGCACCCGATAACGCTGCATCAGCAAATTAATTTGATCTGTTCGAGCTAACTGCTGTTTATCTATTTGGTCTAGTTGGTTTAAGAATTTTTTGAATTGAGAGTTTTGTTTGGCGAGCCCATCAGGCGAAATATCGGCAAGTTTGTCATCGAAGTCATGTACTCCTTGAGAGCTTGCGTAAACAGGTGATATAGATAGCTCGTATTGCCAAATATCATCCATCAATTGAAGTAATTTTTGCTGTTCAGATGCGGTAACTGGAAGGCATAGAAACAGCAAGAAAAATATCGATACTCTGTTCAAAACTATATGCATGTTGGACTTTTTCCTAATTATTATAGTTACAGCTTAAGGCAAAACGGCTCCAATACAAAACGTACTGAAACTGTAATTGACGGTATGTTAGGTGCTGTACGGAAAAGTACTAATTTTTAGGTGTGTAAATCGGACTCGGAAATGCCGTTACTTTATCTGACAATTCAGTAATTTTTGCCGTACCTTGTTTCTTCACTTCGTCAATTCTTAACACGCTGTGCATAGGTATATAAGTGTGTTTTACATCAGCAAATTCGGTTTTTAATTTTTCGTGGCTCGGGTCTAATACCAGCGTTGTGTGGGTATCCCAGACAAAATCACCTATCTCTACAAATCCAAACATACTGCCTTGACTGACTTCACGTACATAAACTTCATAACGTTCGCCATTACTAACAAACTGTACCCTAAATAAAGGATTTTTAGTTGTCATCTTACTCACTTTTAGATATCAAAACGGGCATGAATTCTAACGACAACTGAGACAATCGCCAAGTGAAATTCGAAGGCTATTGATAAAACCATATAGGTTATTAAATATGAAAACCAGAAGTGAGAAGACTAGGCTATTTAATTAAGGTTTCAGTGGCCCTAAAATGGCCTGAGTAGCCAACATTAGTTCATCAGTGTCACCGGCTAAAATCCCATTAACGGCAAATCCTTGTACGTAACTGCATAACTGTAAACCGGTGGACTCAATATTGATATCCTGCCTAACTTCTCCTAGTTTTTGGGCTTTTTCCAAACAACCAATAAAGTCAATCTGGAGACGATCCAGATAATGCCGACCAATATCTCGGATCTTGAGGTCATCGAAGCCTAATTCAGTAATAATATTAATTAACAAACAGCCTCTACCTCTAACCAAATCAATATAAGCTGAGAAAAAACCTTGAATAGAAAGCATACCTTGGTTGTGTTCTAGGTGTGAAAACGCTTTGGATAAATGCTGCTCTTGATAATGGGCTAGCACAATATATAAAAACTGCTGTTTAGAACCGAATTCAATATAGAATCCACGTCGGTTAAAATCGGTTCTGGCGATAATTTCGTCCATTGCAGCACCATGATAACCATGCTCCAAGAAGACCGCAATTGCTTGTTCAAGCACCTCTTCAACGTTGTATAGGGCCTTACGAGGCATATCAAATTCGCTTAAATAAAAAAGAACATGTGTTCTTTATAGGTTAGTCGAGAATTAGATTGTGTCAATACATTGTAGCAGGGGCTTTAGCCTTTGCGCTATGTTCGATTTTCTGCGGGTATAAATTGTAGCAGGGGCTTTAGCCCCTGACTGATGTCCGGTTTCCAGATTGAATAAACATCAGCAACCGGATTATATTATCGAAACGAATTTAAGAAAAAAACTGTTTGTTGATGAACTGCCAAGTTTCTTTAAAATCTTCGGTGGGGCGGCGTTTGAAATCACTACGGATAAACAAATTAATACGACCGTCGGTATAGCAGATCAGCATATTTGCAATCACACCTTCATCCGCAGGTAATGATTTTCCTTCACGAAGTTTACGTTCTCTTAAAACCTGTTTTATTTGCGTTTCAAGGCGCTCAAAAATCTGTGCAATTCTGCCACGTAAACGTTCCTGCTCTCCCATTAAGGCATCACCGTTCAAAATGCGGGTAATACCTGGATTTTTTTCTGAGAAACCTAAAATCAAATGAATAATCAATTGAATACGCACAGCGCTATCTTTTTCTTCATTAATAATTTTATTGATACGTGAAAACAAGGTTTCTTCGATAAACTCAATTAAACCTTCAAACATCCGTGCTTTACTGGGAAAGTGGCGGTATAAAGCAGCCTCTGACACGCCTACTTCTGTTGCCAATTTAGCCGTAGTGATACGCTGTCCAGGGTTGTTTTCTAGCATACTTGCTAGACATTGCAGAATTTGCGCTCTGCGGTTTGGACGTTTAATCGCGGGCATTAATCATGTCTCCCTGTCTGTAGGACCATATTATTATTCTTAGAGTTATTTTGTTGCATGTTTATTTCTATATTTTTCAGATACTAATTGCATCAATTTAAAAGCAAGTTGCTTTTTATCGGCAACATCGAGAGATTTTTCACCCTCTTTCCAAAAAACCGTCAAAGCATTTTGATCACTATTGAATCCAATGTTGCTATTTGAAACATCATTAGCAGCGATCATATCAAGCTGTTTACGCTCCAGCTTTTCTTTTGCATAACGACTAACGTCTTGTGTTTCGGCAGCGAAGCCGACAGTGAACACTGACCGTTGTTGTTTTGCGACATCTGCAAGAATATCAGGGTTTTTAGTAAAAGTAAGGGTCAACTCTTGATTGTTCTTCTTGATTTTTTGATTTACCGCTTCTAAAGGACGATAGTCGGCTACGGCTGCACAGCCAATGAAAATATCCGCGCTTTGTATATTTCCCATAACGGCATCATGCATTTGTTGCGCACTTTCAACATTAATCAGGTTCGCTTTGTTAGGAGCGCTTAAATTTACTGGGCCACTCACCAAAGTCACTTCAGCACCCATGGCTATTGCCGCATTGGCTAGTGCATAACCCATTTTGCCCGAGCTGTGGTTGCTGATGTAACGCACGGGATCAATTGCTTCTCGGGTCGGTCCTGCCGTAATCACTATTTTTTTGCCAGTCAAGCATTGAGGCGGCTTGGGTTGGGTGATTAGGTCTGCCAAGTACTGAGGTTCAGGCATACGTCCTTGCCCAATATCGCCACAAGCTTGCTCACCTGAGTCGGGTGGAATAATAGTGACCCCACGATTGGACAAGATGGAAAGGTTCTTCTGCGTAGCATCAGCCTTCCACATTTGCTGATTCATGGCAGGAGAAATATATACCTCAGCAGTACTGGCCAAGCATAACGTCGACAACAAATCGTCGGCCATGCCATGGGCAAGTTTAGCAATAAAGTTTGCGGTGGCAGGGGCGATAAGAATGCTATCAGCCCATTTCGCCAACTCTATATGACCCATAGCTGCTTCTGCAGCCGGATCGAGTAAATCGCTAGAAACCGGATTGCCTGATACTGCTTGCAATGCTAAAGGACTAACAAAATGTTCAGCTGAAGCGGTTAATACTGCTCGTACCTCAGCGTCCTTGGCGGTTAGTTTGCGTATTAAATCTGGGGTTTTATAAGCGGCAATGCCACCTGTAATTCCGAGTAAAACCTTGTGCTTTTGAATGGCCATGTGTCTAAATATTCACTAAAAATCTGTGCTGCATTTTACCTAATATAAAGGTTAGACAAAACACTTAGGTACTTGATATGACTTAATATTGGCCTGATCGGCGATCATTTGCTAGGTTTAATTAGTGATATACGACTAATTGCTAGTAATTTTAACCCTAATTCAGGCACGGATGCATGAAACTATCAGAATGGCCAAAAATGGAGCGGCCAAGAGAAAAGCTCCTATCCATGGGCAGTGAAGCTCTTTCAGACGCAGAACTTCTCGCTATTTTTTTGAGAACTGGAGTACAAGGAAGCAGTGCTGTTGATTTAGCTCGTGAATTACTCACTCAGTTTGGCTCTTTACGCAGTTTACTGAATGCCAGTAAAAGCCAATTTTGCTTGGGTAAAGGTTTGGGCGAAGTGAAATATGTACAGTTACAAGCGACTTTGGAAATGTCGAAACGCTATTTTGCTCAATCACTCACGCGAACACACACATTTGATAGCGCCAATCGCACTAAACAGTATCTGCTGAGTCAACTACGTGACGAACCTAACGAGGTCTTTGCGGTATTAATGCTCGACAGCCAA harbors:
- the imuA gene encoding translesion DNA synthesis-associated protein ImuA — encoded protein: MNTLLEQLKNKRLVWQGNQQEQCLTSESTGYEELDEALQGGFPQSGMIDIHTPIGIGELRLLLPALRYRQQHKRLLVFIAPPMQINGEMLAEFGITLEQVLIVQPNSAEHALWSAEQCLKSGCCHSVLMWHQQLEIAQTKRLQLAAEQGDALHFVVRQNRQLSLSLPVSLAMKLSAHEQGLEVQITKRKGGWPAQPFNLNMSHIWPELALNQRATNVLTFPRAKVS
- a CDS encoding EVE domain-containing protein, producing the protein MNYWLFKSEPDAFSIDDLANKANQTEHWDGIRNYQARNFLRDKVQLGDQVFIYHSSCKNVGIAGLAEVVKGAYPDHTQFDPESKYYDPKSDPEQPRWYMVDVKLVKKFNQILSLKSIKAMPQIQQIGLVQKGHRLSIMPVNAEEFAYLLKECNEL
- a CDS encoding DUF885 domain-containing protein translates to MHIVLNRVSIFFLLFLCLPVTASEQQKLLQLMDDIWQYELSISPVYASSQGVHDFDDKLADISPDGLAKQNSQFKKFLNQLDQIDKQQLARTDQINLLMQRYRVQNYVDEYRFNAHYVPLTSEYGFHSAMAGLPRSSRFADLKDYQNYLTRLRLIPAYFAQQIAWMKKGMEVGMVQPKAVMLGFEKSVESFFNSQVEENTFYSPFLKIDDINVSEAQKRALIIEAKQVIKQDVMGAYQHFYDFLVTDYIPKAKSDVASKSWPNGEQMYQNRAQYYTTTDLSVDEIHQLGLTEVARIRAQMQNIVDELEFQGSINEFIQFLRTDPQFYAKTPVELLKHASYVAKRMDAQLPKLFYKLPRTPYGVAPVPDAIAPKYTTGRYVSPRRDDEPGYYWVNTYALDKRPLYAIPALTMHEAVPGHHLQISLASEMSDLPNVRRYTYISAFGEGWGLYSEFLGKEVGIYQTPYEEFGRLSYEMWRACRLVVDTGMHIKGWSRQRALDYMLENTALSEHNVTTEIDRYISWPAQALAYKIGELEIKKLRAEAEEALGDKFDLRAFHDAVLEYGSIPLSVLRENIALFIEQQKKS
- a CDS encoding DUF1820 family protein is translated as MTTKNPLFRVQFVSNGERYEVYVREVSQGSMFGFVEIGDFVWDTHTTLVLDPSHEKLKTEFADVKHTYIPMHSVLRIDEVKKQGTAKITELSDKVTAFPSPIYTPKN
- a CDS encoding TetR/AcrR family transcriptional regulator translates to MPRKALYNVEEVLEQAIAVFLEHGYHGAAMDEIIARTDFNRRGFYIEFGSKQQFLYIVLAHYQEQHLSKAFSHLEHNQGMLSIQGFFSAYIDLVRGRGCLLINIITELGFDDLKIRDIGRHYLDRLQIDFIGCLEKAQKLGEVRQDINIESTGLQLCSYVQGFAVNGILAGDTDELMLATQAILGPLKP
- the slmA gene encoding nucleoid occlusion factor SlmA yields the protein MPAIKRPNRRAQILQCLASMLENNPGQRITTAKLATEVGVSEAALYRHFPSKARMFEGLIEFIEETLFSRINKIINEEKDSAVRIQLIIHLILGFSEKNPGITRILNGDALMGEQERLRGRIAQIFERLETQIKQVLRERKLREGKSLPADEGVIANMLICYTDGRINLFIRSDFKRRPTEDFKETWQFINKQFFS
- the coaBC gene encoding bifunctional phosphopantothenoylcysteine decarboxylase/phosphopantothenate--cysteine ligase CoaBC, producing MAIQKHKVLLGITGGIAAYKTPDLIRKLTAKDAEVRAVLTASAEHFVSPLALQAVSGNPVSSDLLDPAAEAAMGHIELAKWADSILIAPATANFIAKLAHGMADDLLSTLCLASTAEVYISPAMNQQMWKADATQKNLSILSNRGVTIIPPDSGEQACGDIGQGRMPEPQYLADLITQPKPPQCLTGKKIVITAGPTREAIDPVRYISNHSSGKMGYALANAAIAMGAEVTLVSGPVNLSAPNKANLINVESAQQMHDAVMGNIQSADIFIGCAAVADYRPLEAVNQKIKKNNQELTLTFTKNPDILADVAKQQRSVFTVGFAAETQDVSRYAKEKLERKQLDMIAANDVSNSNIGFNSDQNALTVFWKEGEKSLDVADKKQLAFKLMQLVSEKYRNKHATK
- the radC gene encoding DNA repair protein RadC, with protein sequence MKLSEWPKMERPREKLLSMGSEALSDAELLAIFLRTGVQGSSAVDLARELLTQFGSLRSLLNASKSQFCLGKGLGEVKYVQLQATLEMSKRYFAQSLTRTHTFDSANRTKQYLLSQLRDEPNEVFAVLMLDSQHRLITFKKLFFGTINAASVYPRVIVQQALECNAAAIILSHNHPSGIAEPSQADQHITQRIKHALELIDVTVLDHIIVGDGDCVSFAERGLV